Proteins from a single region of Pseudomonas quebecensis:
- a CDS encoding sigma-54-dependent transcriptional regulator, whose product MSIDNQIQVVLIDDDPHLRQALCQTLDLAGLKVLPLGEATGLTAQLSRDWPGVVVSDIRMPGIDGLELLTELHGQDPDLPVLLITGHGDVPLAVQAMRAGAYDFLEKPFASDALLDSVRRALALRRLVLDNRSLRLALSDRQQLSTRLVGHSPQMLRLREQIGALAATRADVLILGETGAGKEVVARALHDLSSRRSGPFVAINAGALAESVVESELFGHEPGAFTGAQKRRIGKFEFANGGTLFLDEIESMSLDVQVKLLRLLQERVVERLGGNQLIPLDIRIIAATKEDLRQAADQGRFRADLYYRLNVAPLRIPPLRERGEDALMLFQHFADEASSRHGLPLHELQPGQRALLLRHSWPGNVRELQNAAERFALGLELALDSSADNPTGSVLTSTPGGLSEQVEQFEKSLIAAELARPHSSLRSLAEALGVPRKTLHDKLRKHGLNFADSTHQGADDE is encoded by the coding sequence ATGAGTATCGATAACCAGATTCAGGTGGTGCTGATCGACGACGATCCGCACTTGCGTCAGGCCCTGTGCCAGACCCTGGACCTGGCCGGGCTGAAAGTCCTGCCACTGGGCGAAGCCACCGGCCTCACCGCACAGCTGTCGCGAGACTGGCCGGGAGTGGTGGTCAGCGATATCCGTATGCCCGGTATTGACGGCCTGGAGCTTTTGACCGAACTGCACGGCCAGGACCCGGACCTGCCGGTGCTGTTGATCACCGGCCACGGTGATGTGCCGCTGGCCGTGCAAGCCATGCGCGCCGGCGCTTACGACTTCCTCGAAAAACCCTTCGCCAGCGACGCCTTGCTCGACAGCGTGCGCCGCGCCCTGGCCCTGCGTCGACTGGTGCTGGACAACCGCAGCCTGCGCCTGGCCCTCAGCGACCGCCAGCAACTGAGCACACGCCTGGTGGGGCATTCGCCGCAGATGCTGCGCCTGCGCGAGCAGATCGGCGCCTTGGCCGCGACCAGGGCCGATGTGCTGATCCTGGGCGAGACCGGCGCCGGTAAAGAAGTGGTGGCGCGCGCGCTGCACGATCTGTCGAGCCGACGCAGCGGGCCGTTCGTGGCGATCAACGCCGGGGCGCTGGCCGAATCGGTGGTCGAAAGCGAACTGTTCGGCCATGAACCCGGCGCGTTCACCGGCGCACAGAAGCGCCGCATCGGCAAATTCGAGTTCGCCAATGGCGGCACGTTGTTTCTGGATGAAATCGAAAGCATGAGCCTGGATGTGCAGGTCAAGCTCCTGCGCCTGTTGCAGGAGCGCGTAGTCGAGCGCCTGGGTGGCAACCAGTTGATCCCGCTGGACATCCGCATCATTGCCGCCACCAAGGAAGACCTGCGCCAGGCCGCTGACCAGGGCCGCTTCCGCGCCGACCTGTATTACCGTCTCAACGTCGCGCCGCTGCGCATTCCACCGTTGCGCGAACGCGGCGAGGATGCGCTGATGCTGTTCCAGCACTTCGCCGACGAAGCCAGCAGCCGCCACGGCCTGCCGCTGCATGAATTGCAACCGGGCCAGCGCGCATTGCTGTTGCGCCACAGCTGGCCGGGTAACGTGCGGGAACTGCAGAACGCCGCCGAACGCTTTGCACTGGGCCTGGAACTGGCCCTGGACAGCTCGGCCGACAACCCCACCGGCAGCGTGCTGACATCTACACCGGGCGGCTTGAGCGAACAGGTCGAACAGTTCGAAAAAAGCCTGATCGCCGCCGAACTCGCCCGCCCTCACAGCTCCCTGCGCAGCCTTGCCGAAGCCTTGGGCGTACCGCGCAAGACCTTGCACGACAAACTGCGCAAGCACGGGCTGAACTTCGCCGACAGCACTCATCAGGGTGCCGACGACGAATGA
- the yrfG gene encoding GMP/IMP nucleotidase, producing MPSLPWHAIDTVLLDMDGTLLDLHYDNHFWMEHLPQHYAELHGVSRAMAEMELQPLFERNAGQLQWYCLDFWSAELNLPVRELKLETAHLIALRPDADTFLQAVKQAGKRVILITNAHRDSLSLKLERIELAPYFERLISSHDYGFAKENPQFWDALQADIDFDPARSLFIDDTLPILRSAGAFGVGHLLAVKEPDSKKGPKDTGEFAAVGDYRDLIVGL from the coding sequence ATGCCCTCTTTGCCCTGGCACGCCATCGACACCGTCCTGCTGGACATGGACGGCACCCTGCTCGACCTGCATTACGACAACCATTTCTGGATGGAACACCTGCCTCAGCATTACGCCGAGTTGCATGGCGTCAGCCGCGCCATGGCTGAGATGGAACTGCAGCCCCTGTTCGAGCGTAACGCCGGACAGTTGCAATGGTATTGCCTGGACTTCTGGAGCGCGGAACTCAACCTCCCGGTACGCGAACTCAAGCTGGAGACCGCGCACTTGATCGCCCTGCGCCCGGATGCCGACACGTTTTTGCAGGCCGTCAAACAGGCCGGCAAGCGGGTCATCCTGATCACCAACGCTCACCGCGATTCGCTGTCGTTGAAGTTGGAACGCATCGAGCTGGCACCCTATTTCGAACGGTTGATCAGCTCCCACGACTACGGTTTCGCCAAGGAAAACCCGCAATTCTGGGACGCTTTGCAAGCGGATATCGATTTCGACCCGGCCCGCAGCCTGTTTATCGACGACACCCTGCCGATTCTGCGCAGCGCCGGGGCGTTCGGCGTAGGGCATTTGCTGGCGGTGAAAGAACCGGATAGCAAGAAGGGGCCAAAGGACACGGGCGAGTTTGCAGCGGTGGGCGACTACCGCGATCTCATCGTCGGGCTCTGA
- a CDS encoding YiiD C-terminal domain-containing protein — protein sequence MSRDSRYLESILHHDIPLTREMGLKVLDWQHGQLQLHLPLQANINHKSTMFGGSLYCGAVLAGWGWLHLQLREEGIEDGHIVIQEGQISYPLPVTRDATVICQAPEDKVWKRFCATYQRYGRARLTLDTWIVNEGSDERAVAFTGQYVLHR from the coding sequence ATGAGCCGCGACAGCCGTTACCTGGAATCCATCCTTCACCACGACATTCCCCTGACCCGGGAAATGGGGCTCAAGGTGCTCGACTGGCAACACGGCCAGTTACAGCTGCACCTGCCCTTGCAAGCCAATATCAACCACAAGAGCACCATGTTTGGCGGCAGCCTTTACTGCGGCGCGGTGCTGGCAGGCTGGGGCTGGCTGCACCTGCAACTGCGCGAAGAAGGCATCGAGGACGGGCATATCGTGATTCAGGAGGGGCAGATCAGCTATCCGCTGCCGGTGACACGGGACGCCACGGTGATTTGCCAGGCGCCCGAGGACAAGGTGTGGAAGCGCTTTTGCGCGACCTACCAGCGCTATGGTCGGGCGCGGTTGACGTTGGATACGTGGATCGTGAACGAGGGGAGTGACGAACGAGCGGTCGCCTTCACCGGCCAATACGTTCTGCACCGTTAG
- a CDS encoding glycine zipper domain-containing protein: MKFSSILLLSLGLVSGAAMAGGTTEAGVGGALGGVLGSVVGQQLGGNTGSTIGAALGGAGGSAVGADKRSRGEAAIGGALGAAGGNVVGRSVGGSTGALVGSAAGGGAGGALGNYMGNKSDDDDRGYRGRDDRRYYRDDHPGRGHAYGHRKNKHHYRHR, encoded by the coding sequence ATGAAGTTCTCCTCGATTCTCTTGTTGTCCCTTGGCCTGGTCAGTGGCGCAGCCATGGCCGGTGGCACCACCGAAGCCGGTGTGGGCGGCGCATTGGGCGGGGTTCTAGGTTCTGTCGTCGGCCAGCAGCTGGGCGGCAACACCGGTTCGACGATCGGCGCAGCCCTCGGCGGCGCGGGCGGCAGCGCGGTCGGCGCCGACAAACGCAGCCGTGGCGAAGCAGCCATTGGCGGCGCACTGGGCGCAGCCGGCGGTAACGTTGTGGGCCGCAGCGTCGGCGGCAGCACAGGTGCACTGGTCGGCTCCGCAGCCGGCGGTGGCGCGGGTGGTGCATTGGGCAACTACATGGGCAACAAGAGCGACGACGATGACCGTGGTTATCGTGGTCGCGACGACCGTCGCTATTATCGTGACGATCACCCAGGCCGCGGTCACGCCTACGGGCATCGCAAGAACAAACATCACTACCGTCACCGCTAA
- the cysQ gene encoding 3'(2'),5'-bisphosphate nucleotidase CysQ — MSELFLGHPFIAPVIELARQAGEVILPYWRADVAVTSKADDSPVTAADLAAHHLIFDGLTALDPSIPVLSEEDADIDQSVRAAWQRWWLVDPLDGTKEFIAGSEEFTVNIALIEEGRVVFGVVSMPTSGRCYFGGAGLGAWRSDVNEAPRQIQVREAPGLGESFTVVASRRHSSPEQERLLKGLSEGLGELKLANIGSSLKFCLLAEGSADCYPRLAPTSQWDTAAAQGVLEGAGGEVLELSGAPFSYPARESLLNPFFLALPAKAAWRERLLSLARS, encoded by the coding sequence ATGAGCGAACTGTTTCTGGGCCACCCGTTTATTGCCCCTGTGATTGAATTGGCCCGGCAGGCCGGAGAAGTAATCCTCCCGTACTGGCGCGCCGATGTGGCCGTGACCTCCAAGGCCGACGACTCGCCGGTCACGGCAGCGGACCTGGCGGCCCATCATCTGATTTTCGACGGCCTTACGGCCCTGGACCCGAGCATCCCGGTGCTCTCCGAGGAAGATGCCGATATCGACCAGAGCGTGCGTGCCGCCTGGCAGCGCTGGTGGCTGGTGGACCCGCTGGACGGCACCAAGGAGTTCATCGCCGGTAGCGAAGAATTCACCGTCAATATCGCGCTGATCGAAGAAGGGCGCGTAGTGTTTGGCGTGGTCTCGATGCCCACCAGTGGTCGTTGCTACTTCGGTGGCGCTGGCCTGGGAGCGTGGCGGTCGGACGTCAACGAAGCCCCTCGACAGATTCAGGTGCGCGAAGCGCCGGGGCTGGGTGAGTCCTTTACGGTGGTGGCCAGTCGTCGACACAGCAGCCCTGAGCAAGAGCGTCTGCTCAAAGGGCTCAGTGAGGGGTTGGGTGAGTTGAAGCTGGCCAATATCGGCAGCTCGCTGAAGTTTTGCCTGCTGGCTGAAGGCAGTGCCGATTGCTATCCACGCCTGGCGCCGACATCGCAATGGGACACCGCTGCCGCCCAGGGCGTGCTGGAAGGCGCCGGTGGCGAAGTACTGGAGTTGAGCGGTGCGCCGTTCAGTTATCCGGCGCGTGAATCGCTGCTCAATCCGTTCTTTTTGGCGCTGCCGGCCAAGGCGGCGTGGCGTGAGCGTTTGTTGAGCTTGGCGCGTTCTTAA
- a CDS encoding acyl-CoA thioesterase produces the protein MPDSVPQRADYPHFQPIITRWHDNDVYGHVNNVTYYSFFDTAVNTYLIEQGGLNIHDGEVVGFVVSSACDYFASIAFPERIDIGLRVGKLGNSSVQYELAVFKAGEQEACAAGRFVHVFVDRGTNQPVTIPGVLREALQRLVA, from the coding sequence ATGCCTGACTCAGTGCCGCAACGTGCCGATTACCCTCACTTCCAGCCGATCATCACGCGCTGGCACGACAACGATGTGTACGGCCATGTGAACAACGTCACCTACTACAGCTTTTTTGACACGGCGGTGAATACCTACCTGATTGAACAGGGCGGGCTGAATATCCATGACGGGGAAGTGGTCGGGTTTGTGGTCAGTTCGGCGTGCGATTACTTTGCGTCGATTGCTTTCCCGGAGCGCATTGATATCGGCCTGCGCGTGGGCAAGTTGGGCAACAGCTCAGTGCAATACGAGTTGGCGGTATTCAAGGCAGGCGAGCAGGAAGCCTGTGCGGCGGGGCGTTTTGTGCATGTGTTCGTGGATCGGGGGACAAACCAGCCGGTGACGATTCCGGGAGTGCTACGCGAGGCATTGCAGAGGTTGGTGGCCTGA
- the fdhD gene encoding formate dehydrogenase accessory sulfurtransferase FdhD, whose translation MNAQRPTCAAPAADAPASASQSYQYCTLDRTNVDSTALAEEVALAIAYNDISQAVMLVTPTDLEDFIVGFSLGSGIIADISDMYDLKLSGSGSAQYAHVQISNRAFWNLKQQRRQLAGTSGCGLCGVEAVEQALPDLPVLPGAPLPPVEWLDGLRHRISAFQPLGQHSGAVHAAVFMNNQGELLLGREDIGRHNALDKLIGALIRQQIPTDGGVAIVTSRCSLELIQKVLRAGIQTLVSLSAPTGLALQWARRHNLNLIHLPQKSAPRVYSPAMENQP comes from the coding sequence ATGAACGCCCAGCGCCCAACCTGCGCGGCGCCTGCAGCAGATGCGCCCGCGTCGGCCAGCCAGAGCTATCAATACTGCACGCTTGACCGCACAAACGTCGACAGCACCGCGCTGGCCGAAGAAGTGGCGCTGGCGATCGCCTATAACGACATCAGCCAGGCCGTGATGCTGGTGACCCCGACCGATCTGGAAGACTTTATCGTCGGTTTCAGCCTGGGCAGCGGCATCATCGCTGACATCAGTGACATGTATGACCTGAAACTCAGTGGCTCGGGCTCCGCCCAGTACGCCCACGTGCAGATTTCCAATCGCGCGTTCTGGAACCTCAAGCAACAGCGCCGCCAGTTGGCGGGCACCAGCGGCTGCGGCCTGTGCGGCGTAGAAGCCGTGGAACAAGCCCTGCCGGATCTGCCAGTGCTGCCCGGCGCGCCTCTGCCGCCCGTTGAGTGGCTCGATGGCCTGCGTCACCGCATCAGCGCTTTCCAGCCCCTGGGCCAGCACAGCGGTGCGGTGCACGCGGCGGTCTTTATGAATAACCAGGGCGAATTGTTGCTGGGCCGCGAAGACATCGGCCGGCACAACGCCCTGGACAAGTTGATCGGCGCGTTGATCCGCCAACAGATCCCAACCGACGGCGGCGTGGCGATTGTCACCAGCCGTTGCAGCCTCGAACTGATTCAGAAAGTCCTGCGCGCGGGCATCCAGACCCTGGTCAGCCTGTCGGCGCCCACCGGCCTGGCCCTGCAATGGGCCCGCCGACACAACCTCAATCTCATCCACCTGCCGCAGAAAAGTGCGCCGCGGGTCTACAGCCCTGCGATGGAGAACCAGCCATGA
- a CDS encoding LysR family transcriptional regulator → MDIKQLKFLIALDETRHFGQAAARCHITQPTLSMRLRSLEEELDLPLVNRGQRFEGFTAPGERVLAWARTVLAAYDGLQAEAAACRGNLVGTLRLGVVPLSSFDPLALMQQLHKEHPSLRFELSALSSEQILEQLASNRLDLGVSYLERLDTERFDSLALGETRMGLLYDQRFFSFGDTPLSWEALIELPLGMLTSGMHFRQSIDHNFHSRGLHPQPLLQTDAVHQLLQAVHGGLCCAVMPLEGGLDALTEHLRLQPIEDAHTLARLGLIMRRSAPRSALAEACFALYQKSLASP, encoded by the coding sequence ATGGACATCAAACAGCTGAAATTCCTCATCGCCCTCGACGAGACCCGTCACTTCGGCCAGGCCGCGGCACGTTGCCATATCACCCAGCCCACCTTATCCATGCGCCTGCGCAGCCTGGAAGAGGAGCTGGACTTGCCGCTGGTCAATCGCGGCCAGCGTTTCGAAGGCTTTACGGCCCCCGGCGAACGGGTCCTGGCATGGGCACGCACCGTGCTGGCGGCGTACGACGGTTTGCAGGCCGAAGCGGCGGCGTGTCGTGGCAATCTGGTAGGGACGTTGCGCCTGGGGGTTGTGCCGCTGTCGAGCTTCGATCCTTTGGCACTGATGCAGCAACTGCACAAAGAACACCCGAGCCTGCGCTTTGAGCTGTCGGCACTCAGCTCCGAGCAGATCCTTGAGCAACTGGCCAGCAATCGCCTGGACCTGGGTGTTTCTTATCTGGAGCGTCTGGACACCGAACGCTTCGACTCCCTGGCCTTGGGCGAGACCCGTATGGGCCTGCTGTACGACCAGCGTTTCTTCAGCTTCGGCGACACACCCTTGAGCTGGGAAGCGCTGATCGAACTGCCGCTGGGCATGCTCACCAGCGGCATGCATTTTCGCCAATCCATCGACCACAACTTCCACAGCCGCGGCCTGCACCCGCAACCGCTGCTGCAGACCGATGCCGTCCATCAGTTATTACAAGCAGTACATGGCGGCTTGTGCTGCGCGGTGATGCCGTTGGAAGGCGGGTTGGACGCGCTGACCGAACACCTGCGCCTGCAACCGATCGAGGATGCCCATACCCTGGCCCGCCTGGGGCTGATCATGCGCCGCAGCGCGCCGCGTTCGGCGCTGGCCGAGGCGTGTTTCGCGCTGTATCAGAAATCGCTGGCCTCGCCTTGA
- a CDS encoding FdhF/YdeP family oxidoreductase: MSNHHQADQTPTPRYKPYKGPAGGWGALISVAHAWLTSDNALKNLRMMLKTNQNGGFDCPGCAWGDSPESGMVKFCENGAKAVNWEATKRRVDGAFFAKHSVTALLEQSDYWLEYQGRLTEPMRYDPATDRYKPISWEAAFDLIGKHLNALPSPDMAEFYTSGRASNEAAYLYQLFVRAYGTNNFPDCSNMCHEASGVALAQSVGVGKGTVTFDDFEHADAIFVWGQNPGTNHPRMLEPLREAVKRGAQVVCINPLKERGLERFQHPQHPLEMLTNGDKPTNTAYFRPALGGDMAILRGMAKFLLLWERQAQAEGKEAVFDHDFLNEHTANVLDYLARIDDTSWDEIVEQSGLSLVEIEQAARMYAKGKNVIMCWAMGITQHRHSVPTIQEIANLMLLRGNIGRPGAGLCPVRGHSNVQGDRTMGINERPPVAFLDALERRFQFQVPRTNGHNVVEAIHAMLEGRSKVFIGLGGNFAQATPDSTRTFQALRNCDLTVQISTKLNRSHLMHGKEALILPCLGRTDIDIQAEGPQAVTVEDSFSMVHGSNGQLQPLSSLMKSEPAILAGIAAATLGSQPVDWNWLVADYRRIRDLIADTIPGFKDFNEKIKNPGGFYLGNSAGARRWNTPSGRASFRPNVLPKDLIHERTHATGRVPDLIMQSMRSHDQYNTTIYGLDDRYRGVKGQRDVLFVNEADIIRLGFKPGQKADIVSLWEDGRERRVKGFTLLAFDIPAGQAAAYYPEVNPLVPLESTGDGSHTPTSKFVAIRLEAASESGLILSRSA; encoded by the coding sequence ATGAGCAATCATCATCAAGCCGACCAAACCCCGACCCCGCGCTACAAGCCGTACAAAGGCCCGGCCGGCGGCTGGGGCGCGCTGATCAGCGTCGCCCATGCCTGGCTGACCAGCGACAACGCGTTGAAAAACCTGCGCATGATGCTCAAGACCAACCAGAACGGCGGCTTCGACTGCCCAGGCTGCGCCTGGGGCGACTCGCCGGAAAGCGGCATGGTCAAGTTCTGCGAAAACGGCGCCAAGGCGGTCAACTGGGAAGCCACCAAGCGCCGCGTGGATGGTGCATTCTTCGCCAAGCACAGCGTCACCGCCTTGCTGGAGCAGAGCGACTACTGGCTGGAATATCAGGGCCGCCTGACCGAGCCGATGCGCTACGACCCCGCAACCGACCGTTACAAACCCATCAGTTGGGAAGCGGCCTTCGATCTGATCGGCAAGCATCTCAATGCCCTGCCCAGCCCGGACATGGCCGAGTTCTATACCTCCGGACGCGCCAGCAACGAAGCCGCGTACCTGTATCAACTCTTTGTACGCGCCTACGGCACCAACAACTTCCCGGACTGCTCGAACATGTGCCACGAAGCCAGCGGCGTGGCCCTGGCGCAGAGTGTGGGGGTCGGCAAAGGCACGGTGACCTTTGATGACTTCGAACATGCCGACGCGATCTTCGTCTGGGGTCAGAACCCTGGCACCAACCATCCGCGCATGCTCGAACCCTTGCGCGAGGCGGTAAAGCGCGGCGCCCAGGTGGTGTGCATCAACCCACTCAAGGAGCGCGGCCTGGAACGCTTCCAGCATCCGCAGCATCCACTGGAAATGCTCACCAACGGCGACAAGCCGACCAATACCGCGTATTTCCGCCCGGCACTGGGCGGCGACATGGCCATCTTGCGCGGCATGGCCAAGTTCCTGCTGTTGTGGGAACGCCAGGCCCAGGCCGAAGGCAAGGAAGCCGTGTTCGACCACGACTTCCTCAATGAACATACCGCCAACGTGCTGGATTACCTGGCCAGGATCGACGACACCTCATGGGACGAGATCGTCGAGCAATCCGGCCTGTCCCTGGTGGAAATCGAGCAGGCGGCGCGCATGTACGCCAAAGGCAAGAACGTGATCATGTGCTGGGCGATGGGTATCACCCAGCACCGCCACTCGGTGCCGACCATTCAGGAAATCGCCAACCTGATGCTGCTGCGCGGCAATATCGGCCGTCCGGGCGCAGGCCTGTGCCCGGTACGTGGTCACAGCAACGTGCAGGGCGACCGCACCATGGGCATCAACGAGCGCCCGCCGGTCGCGTTCCTTGATGCGCTGGAGCGCCGCTTCCAGTTCCAGGTGCCGCGCACCAACGGCCACAACGTGGTCGAAGCGATCCACGCCATGCTGGAGGGCCGCTCCAAGGTGTTTATCGGCCTGGGCGGCAACTTCGCCCAAGCCACGCCGGACAGCACGCGCACCTTCCAAGCGCTGCGCAACTGCGACCTGACCGTGCAGATCAGCACCAAGCTCAACCGCAGCCATCTGATGCACGGCAAAGAGGCGCTGATCCTGCCGTGCCTGGGCCGTACCGACATCGATATCCAGGCCGAAGGCCCGCAAGCGGTGACGGTGGAAGACTCGTTCAGCATGGTCCACGGCTCCAATGGTCAATTGCAGCCGCTGTCGAGCCTGATGAAATCCGAGCCGGCGATTCTGGCCGGCATCGCCGCCGCGACCCTGGGCAGCCAGCCGGTCGATTGGAACTGGCTGGTAGCGGACTACCGACGCATCCGCGACCTGATCGCCGACACCATCCCAGGCTTCAAGGACTTCAACGAGAAGATCAAAAACCCGGGCGGTTTCTATCTGGGTAACTCCGCAGGTGCGCGCCGCTGGAACACCCCATCGGGCCGTGCCAGCTTCCGCCCGAACGTGCTGCCCAAGGACCTGATCCACGAACGCACCCACGCCACAGGGCGCGTGCCGGATTTGATCATGCAGTCGATGCGTTCCCACGATCAGTACAACACCACCATTTATGGCTTGGACGACCGTTACCGTGGGGTCAAGGGGCAGCGTGACGTGTTGTTCGTCAACGAAGCCGACATTATCCGACTGGGCTTCAAGCCAGGACAGAAGGCCGACATTGTGTCGTTGTGGGAGGATGGACGCGAGCGCCGGGTGAAGGGCTTCACTTTGCTGGCATTTGATATTCCAGCGGGGCAGGCAGCGGCTTATTACCCGGAAGTGAACCCGCTGGTGCCGCTCGAAAGCACAGGCGATGGCAGCCATACGCCAACGTCGAAGTTTGTGGCGATCCGCCTGGAAGCGGCGAGCGAGAGCGGTTTGATCCTGTCGCGTTCGGCTTGA
- the lysM gene encoding peptidoglycan-binding protein LysM: MSLLSFVKEAGEKLIDLLTPGNANASEQLKEHVAKVGLGNPNVQTTVEGDKVTVTGEVATQEEKEKILLALGNIQGVASVDDQITVTGPTVAAARFVVVKKGDTLSAISLAVYGNANQYNKIFEANKPMLKDVDKIYPGQTLRIPE, translated from the coding sequence ATGAGTCTTTTAAGCTTTGTTAAGGAAGCCGGCGAGAAGTTGATCGACCTGTTGACGCCGGGCAATGCCAACGCCAGTGAGCAGTTGAAGGAACACGTAGCCAAGGTGGGTCTGGGTAATCCGAACGTGCAGACCACGGTGGAGGGTGACAAAGTGACTGTCACCGGTGAAGTGGCCACACAGGAAGAGAAAGAGAAGATCCTGCTGGCGCTGGGTAACATTCAAGGTGTGGCCAGTGTGGATGACCAGATCACCGTAACCGGCCCGACTGTTGCCGCTGCCCGTTTCGTCGTAGTGAAAAAGGGCGATACCCTGAGCGCGATTTCCCTGGCGGTGTATGGCAACGCCAACCAGTACAACAAAATCTTCGAGGCCAATAAGCCAATGCTCAAAGATGTGGACAAAATCTACCCAGGGCAGACGCTGCGTATTCCTGAGTAA
- the nudE gene encoding ADP compounds hydrolase NudE produces MRQKPTVLAREIVASSRLFRVEEVQLRFSNGVERTYERLVGRGAGYGAVMIVAMIDEDHALLVEEYCGGTDEYEVSLPKGLIEPGEDVLAAADRELKEEAGYGARQLEHITELSLSPGYMSQKIQVVLATDLYEERLEGDEPEPMRVDKVNLRELSSLAQNEQFSEGRALAALYLVRDLLTQRGAFTA; encoded by the coding sequence ATGCGCCAGAAACCCACTGTTCTCGCCCGCGAAATAGTCGCCAGTAGCCGTTTGTTCCGCGTGGAGGAAGTGCAGTTGCGCTTCTCCAATGGCGTTGAACGAACCTACGAGCGCCTGGTGGGGCGGGGTGCGGGTTACGGCGCAGTGATGATCGTGGCGATGATCGATGAGGACCATGCGTTGCTGGTGGAAGAGTACTGCGGCGGCACGGACGAATATGAAGTGTCACTGCCCAAGGGCCTGATCGAGCCCGGCGAGGACGTACTGGCCGCCGCGGACCGGGAACTCAAGGAGGAGGCCGGCTACGGTGCGCGACAGTTGGAGCACATTACCGAGCTGTCGCTGTCGCCGGGCTATATGAGCCAGAAAATCCAAGTGGTGCTGGCCACCGATTTGTATGAAGAGCGCCTGGAAGGCGATGAGCCCGAGCCGATGCGGGTGGACAAGGTCAACCTGCGGGAGCTGTCGAGCCTGGCGCAGAACGAGCAATTCAGCGAAGGCCGCGCCCTGGCCGCGCTGTACCTGGTTCGTGACCTGTTGACCCAGCGCGGAGCCTTCACCGCATGA